A genomic region of Oryza glaberrima chromosome 1, OglaRS2, whole genome shotgun sequence contains the following coding sequences:
- the LOC127765787 gene encoding mitochondrial arginine transporter BAC2 → MEFWPEFLASSWGKEFVAGGVGGMAGVLAGHPLDTLRIRLQQPPPPASPGITAAPGRPASAASLLRGILRAEGPSALYRGMGAPLASVAFQNAMVFQVFAILSRSIDQPSSMSEPPSYTSVALAGVGTGALQTLILSPVELVKIRLQLEAAGQKHRRPGDHHGPVDMARDILRKEGVRGIYRGLAVTALRDAPAHGVYFWTYEYARERLHPGCRGHGGEQESLATMLVSGGLAGVASWVCCYPLDVVKSRLQAQGYPPRYRGIADCFRRSVREEGLPVLWRGLGTAVARAFVVNGAIFSAYELALRFLASSSNDQRLVMEEN, encoded by the exons ATGGAGTTCTGGCCGGAGTTCTTGGCGAGCAGCTGGGGGAAGGAGTTCGTGGCGGGGGGAGTCGGGGGCATGGCCGGGGTGCTGGCGGGACACCCGCTCGACACGCTCCGCATCCGcctgcagcagccgccgccgcccgccagccCCGGGATCACCGCCGCGCCGGGGCGCCCCGCGTCCGCCGCCTCGCTGCTCCGCGGCATCCTCCGCGCCGAGGGCCCCTCCGCGCTCTACCGTGGCATGggcgcgccgctcgcctccgTCGCGTTCCAG AATGCAATGGTCTTCCAAGTCTTCGCGATCCTGTCGCGGTCGATCGATCAACCGAGCTCCATGTCGGAGCCACCGTCGTACACCAGCGtggcgctcgccggcgtcggcacCGGGGCGCTGCAGACGCTGATCCTGTCCCCCGTCGAGCTCGTCAAGATCAGGCTGCAGCTGGAGGCGGCCGGGCAGAAGCACCGCCGGCCCGGCGACCACCACGGGCCCGTGGACATGGCGCGCGACATCCTGCGGAAGGAGGGCGTCCGCGGCATATACCGCGGCCTCGCGGTGACCGCGCTCCGGGACGCGCCGGCGCACGGCGTGTACTTCTGGACGTACGAGTACGCGCGGGAGCGGCTGCACCCGGGGTgccgcggccacggcggggAGCAGGAGAGCCTCGCCACCATGCTCGTCtccggcggcctcgccggcgtcgccagCTGGGTCTGCTGCTACCCGCTCGACGTGGTGAAGTCGCGGCTGCAGGCGCAGGGCTACCCGCCGAGGTACCGTGGCATCGCCGACTGCTTCCGGCGGAGCGTCAGGGAGGAAGGGCTCCCCGTGCTGTGGCGCGGCCTCGGCACCGCCGTCGCGCGGGCGTTCGTCGTCAACGGCGCCATCTTCTCTGCCTACGAGCTGGCACTCCGGTTCTTGGCTAGCAGCAGCAACGACCAGAGGCTGGTCATGGAGGAGAACTGA
- the LOC127780307 gene encoding SMR domain-containing protein At5g58720: MRPSKKKSKKKKPSPAAAAGAAAPTTPPAAADGGAGGASCSPRSETLTLAAAAAAAVASETESSSSCEASTCSSSSSSAFNPGSSGAASTSSLSAFSSSASTASSSAAGDERRDMAWLLDAFGTATIDQVDSAYREAGGDAFLAAGILGSSPETQPSPPPRPPDLSPRAGSGGRKASRRPKKVAVAATGMVADVIGKGYTRPATSPVNKTNAWKGNAWKDGSGGDRKYSVQEAEQFLCSMLGDNSELGMGVVRDVLGQYGCDVEKALDALLDISGMSSLQNMERCFPNAQINGMSSPNIFLGNGLSEEVSTAGIEKSSYQFTDEMRNMSYNRSDNEHGFFWGELQRSYLKVACEEPHSTTSSTRSTSSISKTPQQVLDSLFKIPEQRTYEPSSMDWKKVVKRLQSFNSPITSNNQEKPKNGNGYQEFRTVAGRHYDTMKTYYQKAAMAYSKGEKSYASYLAEEGKHYRELARMEDERASREIFEARNKHITNTVTIDLHGQHVKQAMRLLKVHMMICVCMPTTFLRVITGCGVEGTGKGKIKRAVAELVEKEGVEWHEENAGTIVLRLGGPREYRFLEHDSDSD, encoded by the exons ATGAGGCCTTCGAAGAAGAaatcgaagaagaagaagccctcgccggcggcggcggccggcgcggcggcgccgacgacccctccggcggcggcggatgggggaGCGGGGGGCGCGTCGTGCTCGCCGCGGTcggaaaccctaaccctagctgcggcggcggcggcggcggtggcgtcggagACGGAGTCGAGCAGCAGCTGCGAGGCGTCCacgtgctcgtcgtcgtcgtcgtcggcgttcAACCCCGGGTCGTCGGGGGCGGCCTcgacctcctccctctccgccttctcgtcgtcggcctccaccgcgtcgtcgtcggccgccggcgacgagcggcgcgacATGGCGTGGCTGCTGGACGCCTTCGGCACCGCCACGATCGACCAGGTGGACTCCGCCTAccgcgaggccggcggcgacgccttcCTCGCGGCCGGCATCCTTGGCTCCTCGCCCGAAACGCAGCCCTCCCCGCCACCCCGGCCCCCGGATCTCTCGCCGCGGGCCGGATCTGGTGGCAGGAAGGCCAGCAGGAGGCCGAAGAAGGTAGCCGTGGCTGCGACCGGGATGGTTGCGGACGTGATCGGTAAGGGGTACACGCGACCTGCCACTTCGCCCGTAAACAAAACGAACGCGTGGAAGGGCAACGCTTGGAAGGACGGAAGTGGTGGCGACCGCAAGTATAGTGTTCAAGAGGCCGAGCAGTTCCTGTGCTCTATGCTGGGGGATAATTCGGAGCTTGGCATGGGTGTGGTCAGAGACGTGCTCG GTCAATATGGATGCGATGTTGAGAAG GCTCTGGATGCATTACTTGATATCTCGGGTATGTCTTCCCTTCAAAACATGGAAAGGTGTTTCCCGAATGCTCAAATAAATGGCATGAGCTCTCCAAACATCTTCCTAGGAAATGGACTGTCTGAGGAAGTGTCAACTGCAGGCATTGAAAAAAGTTCATACCAG TTTACAGATGAAATGCGAAACATGTCATATAATCGTTCCGATAATGAGCACGGATTCTTTTGGGGCGAGCTTCAGAGAAG CTACTTGAAGGTTGCATGTGAGGAGCCCCACTCAACAACATCATCTACAAGATCAACAAGCTCGATATCTAAGACACCACAACAAGTGCTCGATTCACTGTTCAAAATACCTGAACAACGCACATATGAACCAAGTTCCATGGACTGGAAGAAGGTAGTTAAGAGGCTGCAGTCATTCAATTCTCCCATCACATCGAACAAtcaagaaaaaccaaaaaatg GGAATGGGTATCAAGAATTTCGTACTGTCGCTGGAAGGCATTATGATACAATGAAAACGTATTATCAGAAA GCTGCCATGGCATATTCCAAAGGAGAAAAATCTTATGCCTCCTATCTCGCAGAGGAG GGGAAGCATTACCGTGAATTAGCTCGCATGGAAGATGAGAGAGCTAGCAGGGAAATATTTGAAGCCAG aaataagcatataacgaaTACAGTGACTATTGACCTGCATGGGCAACATGTTAAACAAGCCATGAGGCTTCTCAAGGTTCACATGATGATTTGTGTGTGCATGCCAA CCACCTTTCTTAGAGTAATTACTGGTTGTGGTGTAGAAGGCACAGGGAAGGGAAAAATAAAGCGCGCG GTTGCCGAGCTTGTGGAGAAGGAAGGCGTTGAGTGGCATGAGGAAAATGCCGGGACCATAGTACTAAGGCTTGGTGGCCCAAGGGAGTATCGTTTCCTTGAGCATGACAGTGACTCTGATTGA
- the LOC127773455 gene encoding uncharacterized protein LOC127773455 — protein MAAAILRAALRRSRPAAAALLHHRPLPSSRSLPPLPSLGRSSLLSRFPGSAGFGYSTVADESTAPVKPKGKARKNPMKQSRFDFTKVDAALLPTVILVGRPNVGKSALFNRFIRRREALVYNTPGDHVTRDIREGVAKLGDLRFRVLDSAGLETAATSGSILARTADMTGNVLARSQFAIFLIDVRDGLQPLDLEVGQWLRRHASGIHTIVAMNKSESLDEHGVLTAAAGEAHRLGFGDPVAISAETGLGMAELYETLRPLFEDYMFQLTNNGLNQDDPTSEAETEAHEGDESKLPLQLAIVGRPNVGKSTLLNTLLQEQRVLVGPEAGLTRDSIRTQFQFDNRTVYLVDTAGWMERSGKEKGPASLSVVQSRKNLMRAHIVALVLDGEKIAKSKSSMNHPEVLIARQAIEEGRGLVVIVNKMDLLRENRPLFDKVIDAVPKEIQTVIPQVTGIPVVFMSALEGRGRIAVMRQVIDTYEKWCLRLSTSRLNRWLRKVMSRHSWKDSATQPKVKYFTQVKARPPTFVAFMSGKVQLSDTDIRFLTKSLKEDFDIGGIPIRVVQRSIPRKETVKSNSRNTGPRINTRMRTDKRTTVCEPTTS, from the exons atggccgccgccatcctccgcgccgccctccgccggagCCGTCCAGCTGCCGCggccctcctccaccaccgtccCCTCCCGTCCTCTCGAAGCCTCCCGCCTCTTCCTTCTCTCG GCCGGAGTTCTCTCCTCTCCCGATTTCCAGGCTCCGCCGGATTCGGGTACTCCACCGTAGCGGATGAGTCGACCGCTCCCGTGAAGCCCAAGGGCAAGGCCAGGAAGAACCCCATGAAGCAGTCCCGCTTCGACTTCACCAAGGTGGACGCCGCGCTCCTACCCACCGTCATCCTCGTCGGCCGACCCAACGTTGGCAAGTCCGCCCTATTCAACCG ATTTATACGAAGGAGGGAGGCATTGGTGTACAATACACCTGGGGACCATGTCACCCGTGACATTCGTGAAGGAGTTGCCAAGCTTGGTGATCTCCGTTTCCGTGTGCTTGACTCGGCTGGACTTGAGACAGCAGCAACATCTGGTAGCATCCTTGCTCGAACAGCTGACATGACTGGGAATGTGTTAGCTAGATCTCAATTTGCTATTTTCTTGATTGATGTCAG GGATGGTCTGCAGCCACTGGATCTTGAGGTTGGACAATGGCTGCGGAGACATGCATCTGGGATACATACCATTGTAGCAATGAACAAATCTGAGTCACTTGATGAGCATGGAGTGCTGACTGCGGCTGCTGGAGAAGCCCATAGGTTGGGTTTTGGTGACCCAGTTGCAATATCTGCAGAGACAGGCCTGGGGATGGCAGAGCTTTATGAGACACTAAGGCCATTGTTTGAGGACTACATGTTTCAGCTAACAAACA ATGGACTCAACCAAGATGACCCTACCTCTGAGGCTGAGACGGAAGCCCATGAAGGTGATGAAAGCAAGTTACCTTTGCAATTGGCAATTGTTGGGCGTCCTAATGTTGGGAAGTCTACCCTGCTGAATACCTTGTTGCAAGAACAAAGAGTTCTGGTTGGCCCCGAGGCAGGCTTAACAAGGGACTCTATTCGGACTCAGTTTCAGTTTGACAATCGAACTGTATATTTG GTGGACACTGCAGGTTGGATGGAAAGGTCAGGAAAGGAGAAAGGTCCAGCATCGTTGAGCGTGGTGCAGTCAAGAAAGAATCTGATGAGAGCTCATATTGTAGCTCTTGTTCTGGATGGAGAAAAG ATTGCAAAGTCTAAAAGTAGCATGAATCACCCTGAAGTTCTGATAGCACGGCAAGCAATAGAAGAAGGTCGTGGACTTGTTGTGATTGTCAACAAAATGGATCTTCTTAGGGAAAACCGACCATTGTTTGACAAAGTGATAGATGCTGTTCCTAAAGAAATCCAGACAGTTATTCCCCAG GTTACAGGAATACCAGTTGTGTTTATGTCTGCATTGGAGGGTAGGGGGCGGATTGCTGTCATGCGCCAGGTTATAGATACTTATGAGAAATGGTGTTTAAGGTTGTCGACCTCACGGCTGAACCGTTGGTTGCGTAAG GTTATGAGCAGACATTCCTGGAAAGACTCAGCTACCCAGCCAAAAGTGAAGTACTTCACTCAGGTGAAAGCACGGCCACCGACGTTCGTTGCCTTTATGAGTGGGAAGGTTCAGCTATCTGATACAGATATAAGGTTCTTGACAAAATCTCTCAAAGAAGATTTCGACATTGGAGGGATACCAATCCGGGTTGTACAGCGCTCCATTCCTAGAAAAGAGACTGTAAAAAGCAACAGCAGGAATACCGGTCCTAGGATCAATACCAGGATGAGAACAGATAAAAGGACAACAGTATGTGAACCCACTACGTCATAG